In one window of Brevinematia bacterium DNA:
- the porA gene encoding pyruvate ferredoxin oxidoreductase, producing MSSVGKIRKSLTGAQAAAEAMRQADLDVVAAYPITPQTPIVQEYAQFVADGVVKTEMIQVESEHSAMSAVIGAAMAGARASTATSAQGLALMWEMVAIASTMRLPMVMNVVNRALSGPLNIHCDHSDAMSMRDLGWIMLFSENPQEVYYNNILAFKISEHPEVFLPVSVNQDGFITSHCVEAVDVLDDNFVKEFIGKNNYPYTLLDFSNPISAGEWAMPSHYFEFRVGIQKVMEESVKTIEEIFCEFRQKTGVKFDFFEGYMTEDAEIVFIVMNSTSGTVRYVVNKLRDRGKKVGVVKIRVYRPFVIEKLLELLPSAKYLAVMDRSLSFGTTGSPVYQDITSGLFGLRRNLLVNDYIYGLGGRDITDEDIEEIYSNAE from the coding sequence ATGTCTAGTGTGGGTAAGATAAGAAAGTCTTTGACGGGGGCTCAGGCTGCTGCTGAGGCGATGAGACAAGCAGATCTTGACGTTGTTGCAGCTTATCCAATAACTCCGCAAACTCCTATTGTTCAGGAGTATGCTCAGTTTGTTGCGGATGGTGTTGTAAAAACAGAAATGATTCAAGTTGAGTCTGAGCATAGTGCAATGAGTGCTGTTATAGGGGCTGCTATGGCTGGTGCTAGAGCAAGCACTGCTACTTCGGCTCAAGGACTAGCTTTAATGTGGGAGATGGTTGCTATAGCCTCTACTATGAGACTACCGATGGTAATGAATGTAGTTAATAGAGCTCTATCTGGGCCTCTTAATATCCATTGCGATCACTCTGATGCAATGTCAATGCGAGATCTGGGTTGGATAATGTTGTTTTCCGAAAATCCGCAAGAGGTCTACTATAATAACATCCTAGCCTTCAAAATATCAGAGCATCCTGAAGTTTTCTTACCAGTTTCTGTAAATCAAGATGGATTTATTACTAGTCACTGTGTGGAAGCGGTTGATGTGTTGGATGATAATTTCGTTAAGGAGTTCATTGGAAAGAATAACTATCCCTATACTCTTCTTGATTTTAGTAATCCTATATCGGCTGGAGAGTGGGCAATGCCTTCACACTACTTTGAGTTTAGGGTAGGTATTCAAAAGGTGATGGAGGAGTCGGTAAAGACTATAGAGGAAATTTTTTGTGAGTTTCGTCAAAAAACGGGCGTTAAGTTTGATTTCTTTGAGGGGTATATGACAGAGGATGCCGAAATAGTATTTATTGTTATGAATTCAACTTCGGGGACGGTGAGGTATGTTGTTAATAAGCTGAGGGATAGAGGTAAGAAGGTTGGTGTTGTGAAGATTAGAGTGTATAGACCTTTTGTTATTGAGAAGCTTTTGGAACTTTTGCCGTCGGCTAAGTATTTAGCAGTCATGGATAGATCTCTTTCTTTTGGCACTACCGGTTCACCGGTGTATCAAGATATCACTTCGGGGTTGTTTGGGCTTAGGAGGAATTTACTTGTTAACGACTACATCTATGGACTTGGTGGAAGAGATATTACGGATGAAGATATTGAGGAAATTTACTCTAATGCAGAGTA
- the porD gene encoding pyruvate synthase subunit PorD — protein MLVNSKDVKEVKLNIGGYAIGGTSVRNKTGGWRTFKPILNKDKCVDCMICWLYCPDDSVVVQGGKMLGFDYDYCKGCGVCANVCPKGAIDMVSEK, from the coding sequence ATGTTGGTTAATAGTAAAGATGTTAAAGAAGTTAAGTTGAATATAGGTGGTTATGCTATAGGAGGAACATCCGTTAGAAACAAAACTGGAGGTTGGAGAACATTTAAGCCTATTTTGAATAAGGATAAGTGTGTAGATTGTATGATATGTTGGTTATATTGTCCTGATGATAGTGTGGTTGTCCAGGGTGGTAAGATGTTGGGATTTGATTATGACTACTGTAAAGGTTGTGGTGTATGTGCAAATGTATGTCCTAAGGGTGCTATAGATATGGTTTCCGAAAAGTGA